The Haloprofundus halophilus genomic sequence TCGTAGTGTAATTATCCGCAAACGCCACGATAGAACGGGGCGGCAGCTACATTACAACGAACGGTAACTACAGGCCCTCTGAACGTTAGTCGGCGGATAGTAAAGTGGAGATAGAGTGGATGAATAGGATATGTACTGCCAGCCTAGCCGAATCGTGGACGGAGTGAACTCATGGCCTCACGCGAGGGATGACTAACGCGCCGTCCAGTGGACTCACGCAGGGTGAGTTGTTCGACACGCTCTGCAACGAGCGTCGGCTCGGCATCATCCGTCACCTTCAGGCCAGCGATGGCACCTCGGAACTGAGTCCGCTCGTCGACCACGTCGCCGCCGCCGAAAACGACAAGCGACCGGGCGAACTCGCTCGCGCGGAACGCCGGCGCGTCTACATCTCGCTGTACCAGACGCATCTACCGATGCTCGAGGAGCGTGGCATCGTCGAGTGGGACCGTTCGGACAACGTCATCTCGCTCCGTCCCAGCAGCGACGTCGAGAAGTATCTCGGTCACGGCTCCGAGAGCAAACTTCCCTGGCACGTGGGGTATCTTCTCACGGGCGTCTGCGGAATCGGGCTGCTGCTGTTGCAGACACTCAGCGTCGCACCGTTCGATGGACTCTCTCTCTCGTGGACTCTCGCCGTAGTGAGTGCCACCGTTCTCGGCGTCGTCGTCGTCCGATACGTACTCGAACGGCCGT encodes the following:
- a CDS encoding DUF7344 domain-containing protein, producing the protein MTNAPSSGLTQGELFDTLCNERRLGIIRHLQASDGTSELSPLVDHVAAAENDKRPGELARAERRRVYISLYQTHLPMLEERGIVEWDRSDNVISLRPSSDVEKYLGHGSESKLPWHVGYLLTGVCGIGLLLLQTLSVAPFDGLSLSWTLAVVSATVLGVVVVRYVLERPSRTPITP